A genome region from Triticum aestivum cultivar Chinese Spring chromosome 2B, IWGSC CS RefSeq v2.1, whole genome shotgun sequence includes the following:
- the LOC123041714 gene encoding vacuolar iron transporter homolog 2-like: MDHHVSSSHVHADGERRAKEEDVVVVLAVDAEAADPKPAGADDHPGDDEGGVNYMARAQWLRAAVLGANDGLVSVASLMIGVSAVNDAGKTMLVSGLAGLVAGACSMAIGEFVSVYAQYDIEVAQIKRDGAKGKKESLPSPTLAALASALAFAVGALLPLLAGGFVRPRGARIGAVCAATTVGLGGFGAAGGYLGGASVARSGFRVLVGGWVAMAVTYGVLWLFAKVSHIHVSSLG; this comes from the coding sequence ATGGACCATCACGTGAGCTCCTCCCACGTGCACGCCGACGGCGAGCGCAGGGCCAAGGAGGAGGACGTCGTCGTGGTGCTCGCCGTCGACGCCGAGGCGGCCGATCCCAAGCCGGCCGGGGCCGACGACCACCCGGGCGACGACGAGGGTGGCGTCAACTACATGGCCCGCGCGCAGTGGCTCCGCGCGGCGGTCCTCGGCGCCAACGACGGCCTCGTCTCCGTGGCGTCCCTCATGATCGGCGTCAGCGCCGTCAACGACGCCGGCAAGACGATGCTCGTGTCGGGCCTCGCCGGGCTGGTGGCCGGCGCCTGCAGCATGGCCATCGGCGAGTTCGTGTCCGTGTACGCGCAGTACGACATCGAGGTGGCCCAGATCAAGCGCGACGGCGCCAAGGGCAAGAAAGAGAGCCTGCCGAGCCCGACGCTGGCCGCGCTCGCGTCGGCGCTGGCGTTCGCGGTGGGCGCGCTCCTGCCGCTGCTGGCCGGCGGGTTCGTGAGGCCGCGGGGCGCCAGGATCGGAGCCGTGTGCGCGGCGACCACCGTGGGCCTGGGCGGCTTCGGCGCGGCAGGCGGGTACCTGGGCGGCGCGAGCGTGGCCAGGTCGGGGTTCAGGGTCCTCGTGGGCGGGTGGGTCGCCATGGCGGTCACGTACGGCGTGCTCTGGCTCTTCGCCAAGGTGTCCCACATTCACGTCTCGTCGTTGGGGTGA